The following are encoded together in the Arcobacter aquimarinus genome:
- a CDS encoding Wzz/FepE/Etk N-terminal domain-containing protein, with protein sequence MQNKEYIVEDEIDLKELFKTIWNKRVFILVFTAVVTGLAIAFAYIKTPIYSVKALVEIGTFKTDNDKNTYVDDADSLSKKLSMIFIDLRENIEDKKYEIVNISIPKGMKNFIEITSESTSNDEAINGIKEILDYVKEEHSKLLADVREKNIIEIKNIDISIKNIEEDKITSINKKIDLLNQNISNLEEQMSFVTETLKNINKLDPSISALKLMEKRDISNAIVENKSDLYDLIEAKESLMNVDINKLLERKKLLESLTLEHNLKNTEIVGNILVDEDPEKPKKALIVIVGFVTGFIISIFLVFIMQFINNIRKEEN encoded by the coding sequence TTGCAAAATAAAGAATACATAGTAGAAGATGAAATAGATTTAAAAGAGTTATTTAAAACAATTTGGAATAAAAGAGTTTTTATTTTAGTTTTTACAGCAGTTGTTACAGGTTTAGCAATAGCTTTCGCTTATATAAAAACACCAATTTATAGCGTGAAAGCTTTAGTTGAAATAGGTACTTTTAAAACAGATAACGATAAAAATACTTATGTAGATGATGCAGATTCTTTATCGAAGAAATTATCTATGATTTTTATAGATTTAAGAGAAAATATAGAGGATAAAAAATATGAAATTGTAAATATTTCTATTCCTAAAGGGATGAAAAATTTTATTGAAATTACAAGTGAATCAACTTCAAATGATGAAGCAATAAATGGTATAAAAGAAATATTAGATTATGTAAAAGAAGAACACTCTAAACTTTTAGCAGATGTAAGAGAAAAAAATATTATAGAAATCAAAAATATTGATATATCTATTAAAAATATTGAAGAAGATAAAATCACAAGTATCAATAAAAAAATAGATTTATTAAATCAAAATATATCGAATTTAGAAGAACAAATGAGTTTTGTAACAGAAACATTAAAAAACATTAACAAATTAGACCCTTCAATTTCAGCTCTTAAGCTTATGGAAAAAAGAGATATATCAAATGCAATAGTGGAAAATAAGTCTGACTTGTATGATTTGATAGAAGCAAAAGAAAGTTTGATGAATGTTGATATAAATAAATTACTTGAAAGAAAAAAATTACTTGAATCTTTAACTTTAGAACATAATCTTAAAAACACAGAAATAGTAGGAAATATTTTAGTAGATGAAGATCCTGAAAAACCTAAAAAAGCACTTATTGTAATAGTTGGATTTGTGACAGGATTTATAATATCAATTTTTTTAGTATTTATCATGCAGTTTATAAATAATATAAGAAAAGAAGAAAATTAA